CGCGGCAAAGGTCTCGGGCTCGGTCTGCGCGGCGCAGCCCGTGACGATGATCGCCGCACCGGGGTTTTCCCGCGCCAGCTTGCGGATCTCCTGCTTGGCCTTGCGCACGGCCTCTGCCGTGACGGCGCAGGTGTTCACCACGACCGCGCCGGAAAGACCGGCCTGCGCGGCCAGTTCCTTCATCGCCTCGGTCTCATAGGCGTTCAGCCGGCAGCCCAGCGTCGAGAAAACCGGCGGCTTCATAGCGCGGCAAGGAAGGCGGGGGACAGTTCCGCCGCGAAGACCAGCGCGGTCGGGCCGGTCATCCAGACCCCGTCCTCGCGCCAGTCGATCTCCAGCCGCCCGCCATCGACATCGACGATCACCCGCCGCCCGGTCAGCCCGCGCAGATGCGCCGCCACCGCCGTCGCGCAGGTGCCCGACCCGCAGGCCAAGGTGATGCCCGCGCCGCGTTCCCAGACCCGCATCCGCAAATGATCGGGGCCAATAAGCGAGGCGAATTCGACATTGGTGCGTTCGGGGAACAGCGGGTGATGCTCGATCTTCGGACCCAGACCCGAAACATCGGCCGTTTCGGCATCCTCGACGAAAAAGACGCAATGCGGATTGCCCATGCCGACGGCGACGGGATCGCCGGTCAGCGGCAGCGCCAGCGGATCGGCCGCCACGGGAATCGCGGCGGGGTCCAGAATCGGGGCGCCCATGTTCACCGACACCAGCCCGTCCGCGCGCCGTTCAGCCGAAAGCCGCCCGCGCGCCGTGGTCAGCGTCACGCGGTCCTTGCCCAGATCGCGCATCATCAGATCCGAGACGCAGCGCGTGGCATTGCCGCAGGCGCCCGCCTTCGAGCCATCGGAATTCCAGAATTCCAGCGTGAAATCCGCGCCTTCGGCGGGCAGAATCACCGCAAGCTGGTCGAAGCCGACGCCGCGATGCCGGTCGCCCAGCGCCCGCGCCAGCGCAGGCGTCACCGGGTTTTCACCGCTGCGCGCGTCGATCACGACGAAGTCGTTGCCAAGGCCGTGCATCTTCAGAAAACGCAGGCCGGGTTCGGAAAGGGGTCTGTGGTCCATGCGCGCCCTCTACACCCCGTCTGCAGTTTTTTCCAGTGCTGCGATTTTTTTCGCGTTTTGGCCCTTGACCCCCCCGGCACGGACCAGTAGAGACCGCCGCAGTGATGGGCCGTTAGCTCAGTTGGTAGAGCAGCTGACTTTTAATCAGCGGGTCGCAGGTTCGAATCCTGCACGGCTCACCATCACTCTCCCCGCGGATCGCGAAAAGAAACAACCCCTTCGGGGGCTGGACTTTTTGCGCCCCCGGACCATCTGGGCCGCAGGAGGCCGAAAGATGGACAAGAAATATCGCAAGACCCCCGAAGCGCTGGCCCGGCTGACGGCCGAGCAGTTCCGCGTGACGCAGGAAAGCGGCACCGAGCGCGCCTTTACCGGGGCATTCTGGAACACCACCGACCCCGGGCTTTATGTCGATGTGGTCTCGGGCGAGCCGCTGTTTTCCTCGCGCGACAAGTTCGAAAGCGGCTGCGGCTGGCCCTCGTTCACCCGGCCGGTCGTGCCCGCCCATGTGACCGAGCATCGCGACGTCAGCCATGGCATGATCCGCACCGAAGTGCGCTCGATGCATGGCGACAGCCATCTGGGCCATGTCTTCCCCGACGGCCCGCGCGATCGTGGCGGGCTGCGCTATTGCATCAACTCGGCCAGCTTGCGGTTCATTCCGAAAGATCGCATGGAAGCCGAGGGTTACGGCGACTGGCTTGCGGAACTGGAGGGATAAGCGGATGCAAAAGGCGATACTGGCGGGCGGCTGCTTTTGGGGCATGCAGGATCTGATCCGCAAGCTGCCCGGGGTGATGTCGACCCGCGTCGGCTATTCGGGCGGCGATGTGGCGCAGGCCACCTACCGCAATCACGGCACCCATGCCGAGGCGATCGAGATCGTCTTTGACCCGGCGCAGATCAGCTTCCGGCGGCTGCTGGAATTCTTCTTCCAGATCCACGACCCGACGACGCCGAACCGGCAGGGCAATGACATCGGGCTGTCCTATCGCTCGGCGATCTTTTTCCTGGATGCCGAGCAGGAACGCATCGCCCGGGACACCATCGCCGATGTCGACGCCTCCGGCCTCTGGCCGGGCAAGGTGGTGACCGAAGTGGCCCCGGCCGGGCCGTTCTGGCAGGCCGAGCCGGAGCATCAGGATTATCTGGAGCGGATCCCGAACGGCTACACCTGCCACCGGATCCGCCCGAACTGGGTGCTGCCGAAGCGTCAGGAATAACTGCGCACCAGCGCGCCCGAAAGCAGAACCCAGCCGTTCGCCACCACGAAGAAGGCCAGCTTGAACGGCAGGGCCACGACGGCGGGCGGCACCATCATCATCCCCATCGACATCAGGATCGCCGAGACGACAAGGTCGATGATCAGGAACGGCAGGAAGACCAGAAAGCCGATCTCGAAGGCGCGGGTGATCTCGGAGAGCATGAACGAGGGCACGAGGATCGACAGCGGCGCCTCGCGCGCGGTGCCGGTGTAGGTCGCGCCTTCGCGGATCGCGGCGAGCTGGGTGAAGGTCTCGGGATCGGTGCGGCCCGCCATGAAGATGCGGAACGGCTCGACGCCGCGTTCAAAGGCGGTGACGATGTCGATCTTTTGCGCGATCAGCGGCTCGATCCCGGCCTGATAGCTGGCCATGAAGGTCGGCTCCATCACGAACCAGGTGAGAAACAGCGCCAGGCTGATGATCAGCATGTTCGGCGGCGATTGCTGCAGCCCCATTGCCTGGCGCAGGATCGAGAGCACGGTGACGATGAAGGGAAAACACGTCACCATGATCGCCAGCCCCGGCGCAAGGCTCAGAAGCGTGATCCCCGCGATCAGGATCAGCGAGGAATTCGTCAGGCTTCCGTTCCCGCCCATGTCGAGCGTGATCTCCTGCGCGCCCGCGGGCGCCGCAAGGATCATTAACGTTAATGCAAGGGCAAGAACGCGCATGTCAGAGCCCGTTCTGCAGATCGACGACTTCGGTCAGGCGCACGGCCAGCTGACCGTTCGAATCGCCTTCCATCTCGGTCAGCTCGCCGCGGGCGATGAGCTTGTCGCCGACGTAAAGCTCGACCGGATCCTCGACCCGGCGGTCGAGCGGCAGGATCGAATCGCGCTTCATCCGCAGCAGATCGCGCACCAGCGGCCGGGCCTTGCCCACCGAAATGGTGATCTCGATCGGGACTTGCGAAAACGGGTTGCTGGACGGGGCAGTGTCATCCATGAGCGGCCTCCTGTTGGCTGGCGCTGAAATAGGTGTCGATCGCGTCGGCGATCAGCCGGATCACCCCGTCAAGGTCGATCCGGGTCTCGGTTTCGGCAAATTTGAGATAGACCTGACCTTCGCCAAGGGTCGTGTCGCCGGTGAAGACAAGCGGCAGGCCGGAGCTTTTGCCCAGAACCTCCTCGATCACCGGCAGGCTGAGCGGGCTGGCCAGAATGGTGATCGGCACCGAGGTCGCCGATTCGGCCAGCGGCTGCAGCTGCTCGGCCACCATCTGCGCCAGCGTCTGCCGCGCCATCGCGGGCAGCAGCTTCGCCGCGATATCGACCAGCAGCGGGCGCAGCGCCATCAGGATCTCCTGCCGCGCCTCGTGATAGGTGAAGGACAGCTCCTGCAGGTTCTGCCCGAGGTCCGAGCGCAGCTTGGTGCCCTCGGCCTCCTGCGCCGCGACGGCATCGTCCCAACCGGCGGCGTAGCCCTTTTCAAAGGCCGCCAGACGTTCTTCCTCGAAGGCGCCGGGATCGATCTCGATCTGCGGCGGCGGCGGCGGGGCCGGTTCCGCTTCGAAGGATTCCAGCCGAACCCGGTTCCGGATCATGCCCGTTCCTCCGCCTCATCCATCCAGCTGCGCAGGATCTCGACCGATTCGGCCTGACGTTCCTCGATCAGCTTCTTCAGACGTGCCACCGGATCGCTGGCCTGACCCGACTCGCCGCCCATGCCCATGTCGCCGAAGTTGCCGGTGCCCATGGTCATCGGCATGTCGCCGATGTCGAAATCGGAGACCACGTTCATCGACCCGATCGGCATGTCGCCATCGGCGATCTCTCCGGTCAGCGCCCGGCCGGTGCCTTCGTCCGAGCCGATCATGCCGCCGGGCAGGTTCATCGCCCGCTCCGCCTCGGCTGCCGCCGCGCGTTGCGCCAGGATCGGTCGCATCACGAACAGGCCGAGAATCAGCGCCACGATGGCAAGCACCGCGATCTTGATCAGCTGCATCGTATCAAGCGGCGCCGAGGCAAAGAGGCTGCTGGTCGCCTCGGTGCCGGTTTCGGCGAGCGGCTCGAAGGCCATCGAGCGGATGGTGATGACGTCGCCGCGCTTTTCGTCGAAGCCCACGGCCGAGGCCACCAGCTCCTTCAGCGCCGCCAGTTCCTCGTCGGTGCGCGGGGTGATCGCCGTGACGCCATTCGCGTCCTTGCCCTCGACCCCGTCGACCAGAACGGCAACGGTCAGGCGCTTGATGTCGCCCGGATTGCGCAGCACTTCCCGCGTCGTCTCGGAGACTTCGAAATTGACCTGCTCGCGGGTTTCCGAGGCCTGGCTTTGCGATTTTCCGCCATTCGCGGCATCGCCCTGCGGCAGGTTCGAGGCCACGGTCACCGCACCCGGCTTGGTGTCGTCGGATTTCTCGGAGCGCTCCTGCGTCTCGGTCGAGATCGCCACCCGGCTGTCGGGCTCGATCCGCTTTTCGGTGATCGCCTCGCGTTCGGTCACGGTCTGCACCGACACTTCGACCACGGCATTGCCATAGCCGACCCGCGCCTCCAGCAGCCGCTCGACATTGCTGCGCAGCTCCTCGGCCCGGTCGTTCGCGGCCGGGTTGAAGACGTCATCGCCGGTCGAAATCAGCCCCGCCACCGAATCGATGATCGAGACATCATCGGGGCTCATCCCCTGCACCGCGGAAGACACAAGAAATTTCAAAGCCTTGGCATGGGTCGGCGAAAGCCCGCCCGAAGCCGTCGTCACGGTGACCGAGGCGGTCGGATGGTTTTCCTTGCGGAAGGACTGCCCTGAAGGCGCGGCAATATGCACCCGCGCCGCCCGGATCATCGGATTGGCCACGATGGTCCGGGCCAGTTCGCCCTCTTTCGCGCGCCAATAGGC
This DNA window, taken from Rhodobacter capsulatus SB 1003, encodes the following:
- the dapF gene encoding diaminopimelate epimerase — protein: MDHRPLSEPGLRFLKMHGLGNDFVVIDARSGENPVTPALARALGDRHRGVGFDQLAVILPAEGADFTLEFWNSDGSKAGACGNATRCVSDLMMRDLGKDRVTLTTARGRLSAERRADGLVSVNMGAPILDPAAIPVAADPLALPLTGDPVAVGMGNPHCVFFVEDAETADVSGLGPKIEHHPLFPERTNVEFASLIGPDHLRMRVWERGAGITLACGSGTCATAVAAHLRGLTGRRVIVDVDGGRLEIDWREDGVWMTGPTALVFAAELSPAFLAAL
- the msrB gene encoding peptide-methionine (R)-S-oxide reductase MsrB; this translates as MDKKYRKTPEALARLTAEQFRVTQESGTERAFTGAFWNTTDPGLYVDVVSGEPLFSSRDKFESGCGWPSFTRPVVPAHVTEHRDVSHGMIRTEVRSMHGDSHLGHVFPDGPRDRGGLRYCINSASLRFIPKDRMEAEGYGDWLAELEG
- the msrA gene encoding peptide-methionine (S)-S-oxide reductase MsrA, with translation MQKAILAGGCFWGMQDLIRKLPGVMSTRVGYSGGDVAQATYRNHGTHAEAIEIVFDPAQISFRRLLEFFFQIHDPTTPNRQGNDIGLSYRSAIFFLDAEQERIARDTIADVDASGLWPGKVVTEVAPAGPFWQAEPEHQDYLERIPNGYTCHRIRPNWVLPKRQE
- the fliP gene encoding flagellar type III secretion system pore protein FliP (The bacterial flagellar biogenesis protein FliP forms a type III secretion system (T3SS)-type pore required for flagellar assembly.), yielding MRVLALALTLMILAAPAGAQEITLDMGGNGSLTNSSLILIAGITLLSLAPGLAIMVTCFPFIVTVLSILRQAMGLQQSPPNMLIISLALFLTWFVMEPTFMASYQAGIEPLIAQKIDIVTAFERGVEPFRIFMAGRTDPETFTQLAAIREGATYTGTAREAPLSILVPSFMLSEITRAFEIGFLVFLPFLIIDLVVSAILMSMGMMMVPPAVVALPFKLAFFVVANGWVLLSGALVRSYS
- a CDS encoding FliM/FliN family flagellar motor switch protein, which produces MDDTAPSSNPFSQVPIEITISVGKARPLVRDLLRMKRDSILPLDRRVEDPVELYVGDKLIARGELTEMEGDSNGQLAVRLTEVVDLQNGL
- a CDS encoding FliH/SctL family protein codes for the protein MIRNRVRLESFEAEPAPPPPPQIEIDPGAFEEERLAAFEKGYAAGWDDAVAAQEAEGTKLRSDLGQNLQELSFTYHEARQEILMALRPLLVDIAAKLLPAMARQTLAQMVAEQLQPLAESATSVPITILASPLSLPVIEEVLGKSSGLPLVFTGDTTLGEGQVYLKFAETETRIDLDGVIRLIADAIDTYFSASQQEAAHG
- the fliF gene encoding flagellar basal-body MS-ring/collar protein FliF; translated protein: MRRTTGQKSARWRCVLQQLMAVWQGLDTTRRVLVAGATILMFAAILALSSFASRSDMALLYAGLEGARAGEVVAALDARAVPYEVRGDSIYVDAARRDELRMALAGEGLPATGGAGYELLDGLSGFGTTSQMFDAAYWRAKEGELARTIVANPMIRAARVHIAAPSGQSFRKENHPTASVTVTTASGGLSPTHAKALKFLVSSAVQGMSPDDVSIIDSVAGLISTGDDVFNPAANDRAEELRSNVERLLEARVGYGNAVVEVSVQTVTEREAITEKRIEPDSRVAISTETQERSEKSDDTKPGAVTVASNLPQGDAANGGKSQSQASETREQVNFEVSETTREVLRNPGDIKRLTVAVLVDGVEGKDANGVTAITPRTDEELAALKELVASAVGFDEKRGDVITIRSMAFEPLAETGTEATSSLFASAPLDTMQLIKIAVLAIVALILGLFVMRPILAQRAAAAEAERAMNLPGGMIGSDEGTGRALTGEIADGDMPIGSMNVVSDFDIGDMPMTMGTGNFGDMGMGGESGQASDPVARLKKLIEERQAESVEILRSWMDEAEERA